In Mycolicibacterium gadium, the genomic window ACCGTCACCGACATAATGGCGCCACATCTGTTCGACGGCAGGTCCGTCGAACCCCGGCGTGGCAGCGAACTCGTCCTTGGACGGCGTCGGCCGATCGTCGAGCACAGGTTGGTGCAGAAGCTGGAATACGACCGGTGGTGCTGCCCCGTCGGCGGCGCACTGCGCTAGCCGAGCGGCCAGTGCCGCGCCTGCGCTGCTGCCCGCGACCGCAAGCCGGTCGACGTTCACACCTAGCTCGGAAGCGTTCTCGGCCACCCAGGTCAGCACCGCCATTGCGTCCTCCAGCGCGGCGGGGTGCGGATGTTCGGGAGCCAGTCGGTAGTCGACGGAGAACACGGTGCAGCTGCCCTGTCTCGCGAACTGGACACACTGCCAGTGGTCGGTGTCCAGATTTCCGAGCACGAAAGCTCCTGAGTGGCAGTAGATCACCGCGGGCGACGCGATGCCCGCTCCGCGATATATGCGTACTGGAATCGAGCCGACCTCGCGCTGCTCGATCTCCACCCCAGCAGTGTTGACCGCTCTCGCGGTCTCGGCGCGGCGCTGGTTCAACGAGTCGCGGACCACGCCGAGGACGCTCGGTGACAGATCGGTGCGGGCCGCCGCCAGATGGCTCAATGCGGGGTCCAGCCGGTGTGCGGGGTCCGCGTCGGCGTTCATCAGGTCGCCGCCGGCGATCCCGCGACCGTCGTGTGTGATCGCACCTCGACAGCGGGCCGGCAGGTCGGCGGTTCGAAGGTGTACTCGGCCGGACGGAACCGCCGCGTCATCTTCCAGAAGACGCGTGCGCTACGCGGCCACTGAGTGACGACACGACCGTTGGGGGCGCGAAAGTAGTTGCTGCACCGGGTGAGCCACACCGTGCCCTGCATCCAGTCGTCGATCCTGGCGATGAAGTCCGACACCGTCGTGCTGCGCACCGCGACGTAGGTCTTCCGCTTGCGCCGCATGTACTTCAGTGCGCGCACGATGTAGTGGGCCTGCGCCTCCAGCATGAAGATGACGCTGTTGGAGCCGACGTTGGTGTTCGGGCCGTAGAGCATGAAGAAGTTCGGAAATCCGGGGACCGACATGCCGAGGTACGCGAACGCCCCGTCGCGCCACGTTTCCCGCAGCGTGATCTGGTCCTCGCCGACGACGTCGATCTGGCCCAGGTAGTCCGCGGCGGCATAGCCGGTCGCGCACAACACCACGTCCACGTCGAGCCGGCGGTGGTCGGCGGTCACCAACGAGCGTGCGCGCAAAGCCCGAGCCGGACTCGAAACCACCTCGACATGGGGTTCGGTCAAGGTCTGCAGATAGTCCGTCGCGAAGACCAGCCGTTTGCATCCGAACGGGTGTTGCGGAGTCAGCCTGCGGCGTAACTCTTCGTCGTGCACCACGGCATCGAGGGTGCGCAGCGCGATGTCCTTGAACTCGTGCGTCTTGTCACTGCCGTTTTCGATCACGCTGATGTTCGACTCACTGCGCAGCCACAACCGCGTCCGGTAGATCTTCTTGGCAAACGGAACATGGGCGAACAGCCACTTTTCGCGATGGGTGTAGGCGCGGTCGGGCTTCGGGAGAATCCACGTCGGCGACCGCTGCACCGAGTAGACCTGCTTGGCCACCTTCGCCACCTCGGGAATAAGTTGCGCCGCTGTCGATCCCGTACCAAGAACCGCGACACTCTTGTCTGTCAGGTCAACGGAGTGGTCCCAGCGCCCGGTGTGCATCAGCGTTCCGGTGAACGGCTCTTCCTCGACGAGGTCGGGCAGCACCGGCTGGGTGAACAGTCCGATCGCCGATACCACCACGTCGAACGTGTGCTCCTCGCCGTTCGCGGTGCTCAACTGCCAGGTCTGGGTGTCGGAATGCCACCGGGCCGAGGTGATCTCGGTGTGCAGTTTCAAGTGCGGCGCGAGGTGGTAGCGCTGCGCGCAGCGTTCGAAGTATTCGACGATCTCGGGCTGGCCGGACCAGAGCCGTGACCAGCGGGCGTTGAGGTCGAACGAATACGAGTAAAGGTGTGACTTCACGTCGCAGGCGAGTCCGGGGTAGGTGTTGATCCGCCAGGTACCGCCGACGCCGTCCTCGCGATCGAAGATCGTGAAGTCGCGAAAACCGTTCTTTTTCAGGAAGATCGCGAGCGCCAGCCCGCCCGGGCCAGCCCCGATGATGCCGACCGAGACAGCTTTGGTCATGGGGTCATCCGATCTGCAGGGTCTGTCCGCCGTCGACGACGAGTTCGGAACCGGTGATGAAGGATGCTTGCTCGGATACCAGGAAAGCGACGGCGTCGGCGATCTCCATCGGGGTGCCGAGCCGCCCCTTCTCCGCGAGCCGGGCCTGCGTCACGGGGTCGAGCATCGACGTCTCGACCGGTCCGGGTAGGACCGCGTTGACACGAATGCCCGAGTCGGCGAGTTCAGCGGCGGCGATCTGGGTGAGGCCGCGCAGCGCCCACTTCGACGAGCCGTAGGCCGCGTGGTTGGGAAACGCTCGAATAGCTCCGGTGCTGCACGTGTTGACGATCGCGGCGCCGTCGGCGCGGCGCAGGTGTTCGAGCGCGGCCCGGATTCCCAGGAAGGGCCCGAGGCAGTTGACGCGCCAGCTCCCCTCGAAGCCTGCGGGTGTCTCCTCGGCGAACGAGGCGCGGTGCAGGACACCCGCGTTGTTGACCAGGGTGGTCAGTGCGCCGAACTCCTCGACGGTCCGCCGCACCGCACTGTCCCACTGCTGCTCGGACGTCACGTCGAGTTCGACGCTGAGCACACCGACGCCCAACGTCTTCGTGCCGGCCTTGAGCTCATCCGTCAGCAGATCGCACGCGGCTACCCGAAAGCCGTCCGCGTGCAGTCGCCTGACGATCGCCGCCCCTTGCCCACGGGCCGCACCGGTGACCAGCGCAACCCGCTCGGTCGACCTCACTGCGCCTCCTCGAGGTGCGCCGCCGCGCCGCGCCGAAGCGCCTGAGACTCCGATGCCAGCGTTATCATCCGAAACCCCAGCTCGGCCATGGCCTTCCCAGGCTTACCCGCGTTGGCGTGGATGCCGGGGACCAGCCCCGCACCGGAGGCGCCGGAATGGATCCGAGAGATCGCGTCGAGCACCACCGGAGAATTGAGCGCGGTGATCGGGTTCTCCCCCAGCGAGATCGCCAGATCGGCCGGGCCGACGTAGACACCGGATAGACCCGGCACGGCGCAAATCTCGTCGAGCGCCGACAGTCCTCGGGAGGTCTCGATCATTGCGAAGACACTCGTGCGGTCTTCGTGTGCAACGGGGTCGATCCCGATGTCGGCACGCAGCGGGCCGAAGCTGCGCACCCCCGCCGGCGGGTACCGGGTGGCGGCTACTGCGGCGGAGGCTGTTTCGGGCGATTCGACCATCGCGACGATCACCGCGTCGGCCCCGGCATCGAGAACTCGACCGATCGGCGCGGGATCCGCCGACGGCAACCGCACTGCCGTCGCAATCGGCACGTGCTCGAGCCGCCGCAGCAGCAGTGCGACATCGGCATCGTCGAGATAGCCGTGCTGGACGTCGAATCCGACGTAGTCATATCCCGCCCTGGCGAACTCTTCGGGCCCGATGATGGTCGGCGCCACCACCCATCCGCCCCACACACACGGCTTCGCGGCGAGCGCCTCCTGAAAACGGCTGCTCATGCGGCGATCGCGATCTTCACCCGATCCGGCACCGGCCGGCAGGCAAGGTCGAACGCCGACTGCACGTCGTCGACACCGAACGTGTGCGTGACGTAGGCGGCCAGCAGCTCCGGATGGTTCTTGGCGAACTCGTTGGCCGCGTCGAGGACTCGCCGCCGGTCGAGCGTCACACCGGACTTGAGGGTGAGGTTCTTCCGCAGCATCGCGCGCATGCTGATCGGATAGCTGTCGTCGTCGGGCACGCCGAAGTACAGCACGGTGCCGCCCGGCGCCGCGGCGTCTATCGCATGGCCGAGCGTGGCAACCTGGTGGCCGACCGCCTCGATGACGACGTCGGGCTGATCGCTGGGCTCCAGATGGCTCACCCATCTGTCGCTGGTGGCGCGGACAATGGTGTCGACACCGAACTCTTTGCCGACACCGTCGCGGTCGACGGGGTCGATACCGGTCACATGACGCGCGCCCAGAGCCTTTGCCGCATAGGAGAACAGCAGCCCGATCGACCCCTGCCCGATGACCGCGACATGTCGGCCCGCGAGCTCCAGCTGCTCGAGCGCGTACAAGACGCAGGCCAACGGCTGCAACGCAACGGCGTGTGAGGCGCTCAAGCCGGGATCGTAGGGTGCCAGGCCGTCGCCGTCGGCGACCACGAACCCCATCAGCCCGTCGAATCCGGACGCCCAGCCCACCACCCGGTCACCCACCCGGTGGTCCTTGTGCTTGCTCGCCACCACTTCGTCGACGACCTCGTGGACCGGGAAGCCCACCATCTCGGCCGCGTTCAGCCCAAGGTCACCTGCGATCTTGCCGCGCACACCGCGGAACGGCGGCAGGTCGCTGCCGCAGATCCCCGCCGCCATGAAGCGCAGCAACACGTGACCGTCGCTCACGTCATCGGCGGTCTTGGGCGGAACATCAAGTCGCTCAAAGCTGTACGGCGCAACGAGTCGGTATGCCCACACCTCACACAACCTCCACACGGACCTCGACAGGAACACTGTTCCAGCCCCACTGGAAGCTGGACGGCGGGCGCGTAGCGCCCTCACTGATGATGCGCCAGTCCGGCACCCGTTTCAGCCATTCAGTCACCATGATCGCGATTTCGAGACGGGCGAGGTGCACACCGAGGCAGAAGTGCTGTCCGCGGCCGAACGCCAGCAGGCGCTCGATCCGGCGATCCCAGATGAACTCGTCGGGCTCGGGGTACTCGCGCTCGTCGCGACCGGCCGATGCGAGCAGCGTGACGACCCGCTGGCCCGGAATCATCGTCGTCCCGTGCATGGTGAACGGCTTGCGCAGGGTCCGGGCGAACCATTGTGCGGGCGCGCAGTAGCGGATCATCTCCTCTCGCGCGACGGGGACGTTTGCGTCGAGATCCGCACGTACGGCGGTCAACTGGTCTGGGCGGCGCCCCAGTTCCCAGAGGCCGTGCGCGACGATCTTCGGTACGGTCTCCGTGCCGCCGATGAAGACGCCGAGCATCTGCACGGCGGCCTCCGTGTCAGACAGCGCCGAACCGTCCGGCAGGCGGTAGCCGATGAGATTGTCGGCGATCGGCAACTCGGGACCGTCGCCGGCACGCCTGCGCTCGATGATCGGCACCAGGTACTCCAGGTAGCCGGGCCGCGCGTTGGCCACCTCCACCCCGCTGCCCGGCTGGGCCAGGCTTCCGGCGTTGACGGTCCCCAACACATCGGCTGCCAGATCGGTGGGGAGGCCGACCAATTCGCAGACCACCGATGCCGCGACGATGCCGCCGTAGTCCTGGGTCAGGTCGAAGGTGCCGCGCGGCAGCAATTCGTCGAGCCGCTCGTTGGCCAGGACGCGGATTCGGTCTGCCAGTGCTGCAACGGATTTTGGCCGGAACGGACCCGATGTGCAGCGGCGGACGGAATCGTAGATCGGCGCGTCGAAGTTCGCGTGGAACGGCAGCGGATGTAGCGGCGGATCGGGCACCGGGCCGTCGTTGCGCGTCGCCAGAACCGTTGCCGCGGGCAACGTTCCCTCCGAGGCGACGAACGTCCCGTCGTCGATCGCCAGCACCTGCCAGATGTCGTCGAAGCGCGACAGCGCGTAGGTGTCCCACTTGTCGACGTAGTACACGGGATACTCGTCGCGCAGGACGCGGTAGTACGGCAGCGGGTCGGCCATCACCGCGGGGTCGAACGGATCGTAGAAGAAGTTTTTCATCGGCTGCATCACTTGGAAATTCATTGCAGCGGCGACGGGGGCAGCGCCTGCAGAATCGAGTCCTCCCAACCGTCGCGCAGCGCGGGCGCGACGCTCATCCACGTGACGATCTCGGCGGGCGGGCTGTCCTTCCACGACGGGTAATGGTTCTCGAAGCAGTCCCAGTCGCCGTCCAACGCCCAGTAGTGGATGACCTCGTTGAATCTGAACGTTGTGATGAACGATCCGAGCCATCGCTTTCCGGTGGCTTCCGACCACGGCACGTAGAGGCGCTCGAGTTCGCGGATGTAGTCGTCCTGCCGTCCCGGCTTGGTCTGCATGATCTCCTGGATCACCAGACCAGCCGAGAATTTCGACTCCGTCAGCGCAGCGAGTGGCCTGTTGAACTTCCCGGCGTACATGATGCGGCCCTCACCGGACGCTCGGATCTCGGACAGGAACGTCCGCCAGGCCGCCGCCGCATCCGCATGGCTGCCGCCGGGCGCCTGCGCTTTACCGATGCGGGCGTAGTCGGCGAACGCGTCGATCTCCCAGATGATGGTCGCCTCGGGCCAATGACCGTTGTACGGCGTGGTCTCCCACATCGCGAAGAGGCGCGCGCCGAGCGCCTCCATCATGGGGTGGTAGACCTCGCTGAAGACCTCGGTGAAATGCTCGCTTCGGCCTTCACCCAGCGCAATCGTCTCGTGCAGATAAAGAAGCGTGTGGCCGTAGAACTTCTTCACACCCGCCACCTAGTTGACAGTCGCACCCTGCGAGCGTGACACTTGTGGCGTGATTTGTAAAGGTGCCGAAACGCTGACGACACTGACCAAAGGTTTCTGTTTCGGCGAGGGTCCCCGGTGGTTCGAGGGATTGCTGTGGTTCTCCGACATGCTGGGCGAGGCGGTGCACACCGTCAACCTGCGTGGCGACCTGACCACCCTCCCGCTGCCCGGCCATCACCCATCCGGATTGGGTTTTCGGCCCGACGGCACGCTGCTGATCGTGTCGGGTGAGCAGCGCCAGCTGCTGCGCTACGACGGGTACACCGTCGAGCCGGTCGCCGAACTGGCCGACCTCGTTCCCGCGGCCCTCGGCGACATGGTGATCGACGACGCGGGTCGCGCGTACGTCGGATCCCAGGCGCGGGAAGGTGGGGTGATCGTCCGGGTCGATCCCGACGGCTCGATCGCCGTTGTCGCCGAGAATCTCGACTTCCCCAACGGGATGGCGATCACGGAAGACCGCACGACGCTGATCGTGGCCGAGTCGACCGGGCGGCGGCTGACCGCGTTCACGATCGCAGCCGACGGATCACTGCGCGCCCGAAGGATATTCGCCGAAGGACTCGACGGCCCGCCGGACGGTATCTGTCTCGATGCCGAGGGCGGGGTGTGGGTGGCGATGACATTGGCCCACGCCTTCGAGCGGATCGAGGAGGGCGGCGCCATCACCGACCGGATTGAGATGGACGAACGCATCGCGATCGCCTGCACACTCGGGGGGCCGGAACGGCGCACACTGTTCCTGTTGTCCAGTACGGATGCCTATCCGCAGCGGCTGGTCGGGACCAAGGAGTCACGCGTCGACGCGGTGACCGTGGACATCCCGGGAGCCGGGCTGCCGTGAGCGATTGCTACTACGAGTTGGTCGATGTCGCCGACCCAGTCGGTGAGAAGTTTGCGGCGACCGATCTGGTCCGCAGCACGTGGACGGCCGAGATACAGCACGGCGCACCGGTTTCAGCGCTGTTGGCCCGCGCTTTGGAGAGATGCGCGGCCCGCGACGACACCCGGCTGAGCCGTGTGATGATCGACCTGCTGGGTGCTGTACCTGCCGAAGGGGATCTGTGGGTGCGATCCCGAATCGAGCGCTCCGGCAAGCAGATCGAGCTGGTCAGTGCCGAGATGCTGGCCCCCGGACGTGACGGCGAGCCTCGCGCGGTCGCACGCGCCAGCGGGTGGCGGCTGAAGACGATCGACACCGCGGACGTCGTTCGCACGTCTGCGCCACCGTTGCGGCCGCTCTCGGAGGCACGCAGCCGCGACATGAAGAAGGACTGGGACCGCAACTATGTGCACAGCCTCGATTGGCGGTGGTTGACCCGGCCGATGAGCGACGGGCCCGGCGAGTCCTGGATCCGCCCGGAGGTCGACCTCGTCAAGGGTGAGTCCATGACTGCGCTGGAGCGCCTGTTCGCCGTCGCCGACGACGCCAATGGCATCGGCACCAAGCTCGACATC contains:
- a CDS encoding alpha/beta hydrolase gives rise to the protein MNADADPAHRLDPALSHLAAARTDLSPSVLGVVRDSLNQRRAETARAVNTAGVEIEQREVGSIPVRIYRGAGIASPAVIYCHSGAFVLGNLDTDHWQCVQFARQGSCTVFSVDYRLAPEHPHPAALEDAMAVLTWVAENASELGVNVDRLAVAGSSAGAALAARLAQCAADGAAPPVVFQLLHQPVLDDRPTPSKDEFAATPGFDGPAVEQMWRHYVGDGAVPVDAAPGRIRELSGVADALITCSELDPLRDEALDYAQRLMWAGVATELHVFPGTCHGFDSLLPEWETSQRLFELQGAALRKALW
- a CDS encoding flavin-containing monooxygenase yields the protein MTKAVSVGIIGAGPGGLALAIFLKKNGFRDFTIFDREDGVGGTWRINTYPGLACDVKSHLYSYSFDLNARWSRLWSGQPEIVEYFERCAQRYHLAPHLKLHTEITSARWHSDTQTWQLSTANGEEHTFDVVVSAIGLFTQPVLPDLVEEEPFTGTLMHTGRWDHSVDLTDKSVAVLGTGSTAAQLIPEVAKVAKQVYSVQRSPTWILPKPDRAYTHREKWLFAHVPFAKKIYRTRLWLRSESNISVIENGSDKTHEFKDIALRTLDAVVHDEELRRRLTPQHPFGCKRLVFATDYLQTLTEPHVEVVSSPARALRARSLVTADHRRLDVDVVLCATGYAAADYLGQIDVVGEDQITLRETWRDGAFAYLGMSVPGFPNFFMLYGPNTNVGSNSVIFMLEAQAHYIVRALKYMRRKRKTYVAVRSTTVSDFIARIDDWMQGTVWLTRCSNYFRAPNGRVVTQWPRSARVFWKMTRRFRPAEYTFEPPTCRPAVEVRSHTTVAGSPAAT
- a CDS encoding SDR family NAD(P)-dependent oxidoreductase is translated as MRSTERVALVTGAARGQGAAIVRRLHADGFRVAACDLLTDELKAGTKTLGVGVLSVELDVTSEQQWDSAVRRTVEEFGALTTLVNNAGVLHRASFAEETPAGFEGSWRVNCLGPFLGIRAALEHLRRADGAAIVNTCSTGAIRAFPNHAAYGSSKWALRGLTQIAAAELADSGIRVNAVLPGPVETSMLDPVTQARLAEKGRLGTPMEIADAVAFLVSEQASFITGSELVVDGGQTLQIG
- a CDS encoding HpcH/HpaI aldolase family protein, with amino-acid sequence MSSRFQEALAAKPCVWGGWVVAPTIIGPEEFARAGYDYVGFDVQHGYLDDADVALLLRRLEHVPIATAVRLPSADPAPIGRVLDAGADAVIVAMVESPETASAAVAATRYPPAGVRSFGPLRADIGIDPVAHEDRTSVFAMIETSRGLSALDEICAVPGLSGVYVGPADLAISLGENPITALNSPVVLDAISRIHSGASGAGLVPGIHANAGKPGKAMAELGFRMITLASESQALRRGAAAHLEEAQ
- a CDS encoding zinc-binding dehydrogenase — protein: MWAYRLVAPYSFERLDVPPKTADDVSDGHVLLRFMAAGICGSDLPPFRGVRGKIAGDLGLNAAEMVGFPVHEVVDEVVASKHKDHRVGDRVVGWASGFDGLMGFVVADGDGLAPYDPGLSASHAVALQPLACVLYALEQLELAGRHVAVIGQGSIGLLFSYAAKALGARHVTGIDPVDRDGVGKEFGVDTIVRATSDRWVSHLEPSDQPDVVIEAVGHQVATLGHAIDAAAPGGTVLYFGVPDDDSYPISMRAMLRKNLTLKSGVTLDRRRVLDAANEFAKNHPELLAAYVTHTFGVDDVQSAFDLACRPVPDRVKIAIAA
- a CDS encoding cytochrome P450, which gives rise to MQPMKNFFYDPFDPAVMADPLPYYRVLRDEYPVYYVDKWDTYALSRFDDIWQVLAIDDGTFVASEGTLPAATVLATRNDGPVPDPPLHPLPFHANFDAPIYDSVRRCTSGPFRPKSVAALADRIRVLANERLDELLPRGTFDLTQDYGGIVAASVVCELVGLPTDLAADVLGTVNAGSLAQPGSGVEVANARPGYLEYLVPIIERRRAGDGPELPIADNLIGYRLPDGSALSDTEAAVQMLGVFIGGTETVPKIVAHGLWELGRRPDQLTAVRADLDANVPVAREEMIRYCAPAQWFARTLRKPFTMHGTTMIPGQRVVTLLASAGRDEREYPEPDEFIWDRRIERLLAFGRGQHFCLGVHLARLEIAIMVTEWLKRVPDWRIISEGATRPPSSFQWGWNSVPVEVRVEVV
- a CDS encoding NIPSNAP family protein; this translates as MKKFYGHTLLYLHETIALGEGRSEHFTEVFSEVYHPMMEALGARLFAMWETTPYNGHWPEATIIWEIDAFADYARIGKAQAPGGSHADAAAAWRTFLSEIRASGEGRIMYAGKFNRPLAALTESKFSAGLVIQEIMQTKPGRQDDYIRELERLYVPWSEATGKRWLGSFITTFRFNEVIHYWALDGDWDCFENHYPSWKDSPPAEIVTWMSVAPALRDGWEDSILQALPPSPLQ
- a CDS encoding SMP-30/gluconolactonase/LRE family protein, which codes for MICKGAETLTTLTKGFCFGEGPRWFEGLLWFSDMLGEAVHTVNLRGDLTTLPLPGHHPSGLGFRPDGTLLIVSGEQRQLLRYDGYTVEPVAELADLVPAALGDMVIDDAGRAYVGSQAREGGVIVRVDPDGSIAVVAENLDFPNGMAITEDRTTLIVAESTGRRLTAFTIAADGSLRARRIFAEGLDGPPDGICLDAEGGVWVAMTLAHAFERIEEGGAITDRIEMDERIAIACTLGGPERRTLFLLSSTDAYPQRLVGTKESRVDAVTVDIPGAGLP
- a CDS encoding thioesterase family protein; its protein translation is MSDCYYELVDVADPVGEKFAATDLVRSTWTAEIQHGAPVSALLARALERCAARDDTRLSRVMIDLLGAVPAEGDLWVRSRIERSGKQIELVSAEMLAPGRDGEPRAVARASGWRLKTIDTADVVRTSAPPLRPLSEARSRDMKKDWDRNYVHSLDWRWLTRPMSDGPGESWIRPEVDLVKGESMTALERLFAVADDANGIGTKLDIRKWTFMNTDLVVHIHRIPEGEWIGIRADTNYGPDGIGTTIGTLFDESGPVGAIQESVLVRPMPGR